From the genome of Suricata suricatta isolate VVHF042 chromosome 3, meerkat_22Aug2017_6uvM2_HiC, whole genome shotgun sequence, one region includes:
- the LOC115288505 gene encoding T-cell surface glycoprotein CD1a-like has protein sequence MLFLQVALLIVFIPGGDSDDDFQEPISFRTILTTSFYNHSWTQNQGSAWLDELQTHGWNSKTGVFFYLQPWSRGNFSKKELMKQERDFQTFSITFPLIFQDHVSQWQLEYPFLVQVVKGCVLHVGEASKGFLRIAYQGSDLVSFQNTSWWPSPKGGNRAQEVCKLLNQYYVVNVRIEAHVNEVCPRFLLGLLDAGKADLQRQVRPEAWLSGGPSPGPGHLLLVCHVSGFYPKPVWVMWMRGEQEQPDSQRGDVLPHADGTWYHQVSLDVEAREAAGLSCRVRHSSLGGQDMVLYWEQHRPVGWVFLAVMVLLVLLAGLAFWLWKHWKTHWRH, from the exons atgctgttcctgcAAGTGGCGTTGCTCATCGTTTTCATTCCAGGTGGTGACAGTGACGATG ACTTCCAGGAGCCGATCTCTTTTCGAACCATCCTGACAACATCCTTTTACAACCATTCGTGGACACAGAATCAGGGCTCAGCTTGGCTGGACGAGCTGCAGACACATGGCTGGAACAGCAAAACTGGAGTTTTCTTTTACCTACAGCCTTGGTCCAGGGGCAACTTCAGTAAGAAGGAATTGATGAAACAGGAAAGGGATTTCCAGACATTCTCTATCACATTTCCTCTGATATTTCAGGACCATGTCAGTCAATGGCAGCTTGAAT ATCCTTTTCTGGTACAGGTGGTCAAAGGCTGTGTGCTGCACGTTGGAGAGGCATCAAAAGGATTTCTTCGGATTGCATATCAAGGATCAGATCTTGTGAGCTTCCAGAACACGTCATGGTGGCCATCTCCAAAGGGAGGAAATAGGGCTCAGGAGGTCTGCAAACTACTCAATCAGTACTATGTGGTCAATGTAAGAATAGAAGCACATGTCAATGAGGTCTGCCCCCGTTTCCTCTTGGGTCTTCTTGACGCAGGGAAGGCAGATCTGCAGCGACAAG TCAGGCCCGAGGCCTGGCTGTCCGGTGGCCCCAGCCCTGGTCCTGGCCATCTGCTGCTGGTGTGTCATGTGTCTGGTTTCTACCCAAAGCCAGTGTGGGTGATGTGGATGCGGGGTGAGCAGGAGCAGCCGGACTCCCAGCGAGGCGATGTCCTGCCCCATGCAGATGGGACATGGTATCATCAGGTCTCTTTGGATGTGGAAGCCAGGGAGGCAGCTGGCCTGTCTTGTCGAGTGAGACACAGCAGTCTAGGAGGCCAGGACATGGTCCTCTACTGGG AGCAGCACCGTCCCGTGGGCTGGGTCTTCCTGGCGGTGATGGTGCTTCTGGTGCTTCTGGCGGGTCTAGCGTTCTGGCTCTGGAAGCACTG GAAAACACACTGGAGACATTAG